A genomic region of Leptolyngbya sp. NIES-2104 contains the following coding sequences:
- the gyrA gene encoding DNA gyrase subunit A: MARTRPQSQSEQLNILPTGQVITTALHTEMQQSYLEYAMSVIVGRALPDSRDGLKPVHRRILYAMHELGLTPDRPYRKCARVVGDVLGKYHPHGDQAVYDALVRMVQDFSSRYPLLGGHGNFGSVDNDPPAAMRYTETRLSAIGNESLLNEISEATVDFVGNFDNSQQEPVVLPAQLPILLLNGSSGIAVGMATNIPPHNLGEVIDGLIALIDRPTLSDDELLALIPGPDFPTGGEIIDTSGIREAYLTGRGSVPMRGIANVEEINTGRGKHRKTAIVITELPYQVNKAGLIEKIAELVNAGKIEGIGDLRDESDREGIRVVIELRRDANPHKILNAIYRQTPLQTNFGSILLALDNGQPKQMTLRELLNSFLVFREETLTRQYRNEYNQAENQLHVLEGRLKALANLDDVIEILRNAPDGGTAKVQLQESLDLSDRQADAILSMPLRRLTGMERQSLQTEHDELLGKMEDLHKLLSDRRELLKSLKRDLRALKKKYGDDRRTKIIAAVDVAAEVSEKEDAPARSTVNLSFEFEEEEQKAVVEVTQRGYVRRMVPKTYDRLSKNRNDDTATKELEDGDDFATQTDFTTTGKTLVVFTRSGKAFAVKVRDIPQANNGKSKGTPLIALLPPAAQAEPDSIAGTFILPDEIEDQFVLLLTEQGRIKRLPLSEFTDLTGRGLTALKLKEGDQLLCVSPVQVGEQVLLATSSGRVLRFEVNDLQIPIATRTSQGQTGMRVSKKERLVGWAIANEDDTFLMISEQGYAKHMEVKALRRASAGELGTQSFHFNNKTDIVAGIVAVLPQSLVFLLTNENHLARIDVDDIDLSLKDDRGSRVVKLSKTERVTHVSLPVLYGDEDSIE, translated from the coding sequence ATGGCTCGGACGCGACCTCAATCTCAATCAGAACAGTTAAACATTCTTCCAACCGGACAGGTTATCACGACTGCCTTACATACGGAGATGCAGCAGTCCTATTTGGAATATGCCATGAGCGTGATCGTGGGGCGGGCACTCCCCGATAGTCGCGATGGCTTGAAGCCTGTCCATCGTCGTATTTTATACGCAATGCACGAATTGGGGTTAACTCCCGATCGCCCTTATCGAAAATGCGCCCGCGTCGTCGGGGATGTCCTTGGTAAGTATCATCCTCACGGCGATCAGGCGGTCTATGATGCCCTCGTGCGAATGGTGCAGGATTTCTCTAGTCGCTATCCGTTACTCGGTGGTCATGGAAACTTCGGATCAGTAGATAATGATCCGCCTGCTGCAATGCGATACACCGAAACGCGATTATCCGCGATCGGTAACGAATCTCTGCTGAATGAAATTAGTGAAGCGACTGTCGATTTTGTCGGTAACTTTGATAACTCACAACAAGAACCCGTTGTACTCCCTGCCCAATTACCGATTCTGCTACTGAATGGTAGTTCAGGGATTGCGGTCGGGATGGCAACGAATATTCCACCGCATAACTTAGGAGAAGTGATTGATGGGCTGATCGCACTGATCGATCGACCCACTCTATCGGATGATGAACTGCTCGCATTGATTCCGGGTCCTGACTTTCCCACAGGTGGCGAAATCATTGATACGAGCGGCATTCGGGAAGCTTATCTCACAGGGCGAGGTAGCGTCCCGATGCGGGGAATTGCAAATGTTGAAGAGATTAATACAGGTCGCGGTAAACATCGAAAAACCGCGATCGTCATCACAGAGTTACCCTACCAAGTTAATAAAGCCGGACTGATCGAAAAGATTGCCGAACTGGTGAACGCAGGCAAGATTGAAGGCATCGGTGATCTGCGTGATGAAAGCGATCGAGAAGGCATCCGAGTGGTCATCGAACTGCGACGCGATGCGAATCCTCACAAAATTCTGAATGCTATCTATCGTCAAACTCCACTACAGACGAATTTCGGCTCGATTCTCTTAGCACTCGATAACGGTCAACCGAAACAGATGACCTTGAGAGAGCTATTGAACTCATTCTTAGTATTCCGTGAAGAGACACTGACTCGGCAGTATCGCAACGAATACAACCAAGCCGAAAATCAGCTTCATGTCTTAGAAGGTCGGTTAAAAGCGCTGGCAAACTTAGATGATGTGATCGAGATTTTGCGGAATGCTCCCGATGGCGGCACCGCAAAAGTTCAGCTGCAAGAAAGCTTAGATTTAAGCGATCGACAAGCGGATGCGATCTTGTCGATGCCGCTCCGAAGACTAACCGGAATGGAACGTCAAAGCCTGCAAACCGAGCATGATGAACTGCTTGGGAAAATGGAGGACTTGCATAAGTTACTCAGCGATCGACGAGAATTGCTCAAATCACTGAAGAGAGATCTCAGAGCGCTGAAGAAAAAATACGGAGACGATCGACGCACGAAGATTATTGCTGCTGTAGATGTTGCGGCGGAAGTGAGTGAGAAAGAAGATGCTCCTGCACGATCGACCGTGAACTTATCCTTTGAGTTTGAGGAAGAAGAACAGAAAGCAGTCGTCGAAGTGACTCAGCGTGGATATGTGCGGCGCATGGTTCCAAAAACATACGATCGACTCAGCAAAAATCGCAACGATGACACAGCGACGAAAGAACTCGAAGACGGTGACGATTTCGCGACGCAAACCGATTTCACGACCACAGGTAAAACACTCGTTGTGTTTACCCGAAGCGGAAAAGCGTTTGCGGTAAAAGTTCGCGACATTCCTCAAGCCAACAACGGCAAATCGAAAGGAACACCGCTGATTGCACTCTTACCACCTGCTGCACAAGCAGAACCAGACTCGATCGCAGGAACATTCATCCTGCCCGACGAAATCGAAGATCAATTTGTGCTGTTACTCACCGAACAAGGACGCATCAAACGATTACCGCTGTCTGAATTTACTGATTTAACAGGACGAGGATTGACCGCACTGAAGCTCAAAGAAGGCGATCAATTGCTGTGTGTCAGTCCGGTACAGGTTGGAGAGCAAGTCCTGTTAGCAACTTCGAGCGGTCGCGTGTTGAGATTCGAGGTGAATGATTTGCAGATTCCGATCGCAACTCGAACTTCTCAAGGTCAAACTGGAATGCGCGTGAGCAAGAAAGAACGGCTCGTCGGATGGGCGATCGCAAACGAAGATGATACGTTCTTGATGATTTCCGAACAAGGCTACGCGAAACATATGGAAGTCAAAGCCTTAAGGCGGGCGAGTGCTGGAGAATTGGGAACTCAATCTTTCCACTTCAACAATAAAACCGATATTGTTGCTGGAATTGTTGCGGTGTTACCTCAATCGCTCGTGTTCTTGTTAACGAATGAGAATCATCTAGCGCGGATTGATGTCGATGACATTGATTTGAGTTTGAAAGACGATCGCGGTTCTCGTGTGGTCAAACTGAGCAAAACTGAGCGGGTGACTCATGTGAGCTTGCCTGTGTTGTATGGGGATGAAGACTCGATCGAGTAA
- the lpxA gene encoding acyl-ACP--UDP-N-acetylglucosamine O-acyltransferase has translation MTTTLIHPTAVIHPNAQLHPTVQVGAYAVIGEHVKIGAGSSVGHHAVIEGWTEIGERNQIFPGAAIGLEPQDLKYDGSLGLVRIGNANQIREFVTIHRPTFADRITLIGNGNLLMAYVHVGHECVIEDQVIIANSVQMAGHVHIESKARLSGVLGIHQFVWIGRHAMIGGMSRIDRDVPPFTIVEGNPSRIRAFHQVGLQRSGFTAEEISLLKKAYRTVFRSGLTMNEALERLDLLPENEHIQHFQQFIQLSLSPGRRGLTPSATLKSE, from the coding sequence ATGACGACCACTTTGATTCACCCGACCGCTGTGATCCACCCGAATGCCCAACTTCATCCAACCGTCCAAGTTGGGGCTTATGCAGTGATTGGTGAACACGTCAAAATAGGGGCGGGATCAAGTGTTGGACATCATGCAGTGATCGAAGGCTGGACGGAAATCGGTGAACGAAATCAGATTTTTCCTGGAGCCGCGATCGGACTTGAACCGCAAGATTTGAAATACGATGGTTCGCTTGGGTTAGTGCGAATCGGGAACGCCAATCAGATTCGCGAATTTGTCACGATTCACCGTCCAACCTTTGCCGATCGCATTACGCTCATCGGCAATGGAAACTTACTCATGGCTTATGTCCACGTCGGTCATGAGTGCGTGATCGAAGATCAGGTGATTATCGCGAATTCGGTACAGATGGCGGGTCACGTTCATATCGAATCGAAAGCTAGATTAAGCGGTGTGTTGGGAATTCATCAATTTGTTTGGATTGGGCGACACGCGATGATTGGGGGAATGAGTCGCATTGATCGAGATGTTCCACCGTTTACGATCGTGGAGGGCAATCCTTCGCGGATTCGGGCATTTCATCAGGTCGGACTTCAGCGATCGGGCTTTACCGCAGAAGAGATTAGTTTATTGAAAAAGGCTTATCGAACCGTGTTTCGATCGGGCTTAACGATGAATGAGGCGTTAGAACGATTAGATCTGCTGCCGGAAAATGAGCACATTCAGCATTTTCAGCAATTTATTCAACTCTCTCTATCACCGGGACGTAGAGGACTGACACCGAGCGCAACTCTGAAATCCGAATGA
- the acsF gene encoding magnesium-protoporphyrin IX monomethyl ester (oxidative) cyclase, producing MVDSLKKPGFEELRPGIKVPAKETILTPRFYTTDFDEMAQMDLSVNEEEFEALVAELRNDYNRHHFVRDEEFEQSWDHIDGETRKVFIEFLERSCTAEFSGFLLYKELSRKLKDRNPLLAEGFALMSRDEARHAGFLNKALSDFNLSLDLGFLTKSRKYTFFKPKFIFYATYLSEKIGYWRYITIFHHLNAHPEDRLYPIFKFFDNWCQDENRHGDFFDALMRTQPQFLNDWKAKLWCRFFLLSVFATMYLNDIQRTDFYEAIGLNTREFEYTVIEKTNETAGRVFPVILDVKHPKFYERLETCIQNNENLRAIDNTNAPKFIKTLKKVPYYLSNGVQLAKLYFIKPIDMTAQHGQVR from the coding sequence ATGGTAGATTCCCTTAAAAAACCAGGCTTTGAAGAACTGCGCCCCGGAATCAAGGTTCCAGCAAAAGAAACAATTCTCACGCCGCGCTTCTACACCACCGACTTTGACGAGATGGCGCAGATGGATCTCTCCGTCAATGAGGAAGAGTTTGAAGCATTGGTCGCAGAATTGCGAAACGACTACAATCGCCACCATTTCGTGCGCGATGAAGAGTTTGAACAATCCTGGGATCACATTGATGGCGAAACCCGCAAAGTCTTTATCGAATTCCTAGAGCGCTCTTGTACGGCTGAATTCTCAGGCTTCTTGCTGTATAAGGAACTGTCCCGCAAGCTGAAAGACCGCAATCCGTTACTTGCTGAAGGATTCGCGCTGATGTCCCGCGATGAAGCGCGTCACGCTGGATTCTTGAACAAAGCATTATCGGATTTCAATCTTTCTCTCGACTTGGGCTTTCTGACCAAGAGCCGCAAATATACTTTCTTCAAGCCGAAGTTTATCTTCTACGCAACCTATCTGTCTGAGAAGATCGGCTACTGGCGCTACATCACGATTTTTCATCACCTCAATGCTCATCCTGAAGATCGGCTCTATCCGATTTTCAAATTCTTTGATAACTGGTGCCAAGATGAGAACCGTCACGGTGACTTTTTTGATGCGTTGATGCGGACTCAGCCCCAGTTCTTGAACGATTGGAAAGCGAAACTGTGGTGTCGGTTCTTCTTGCTGTCAGTGTTCGCGACGATGTATCTCAATGACATTCAGCGCACCGATTTCTATGAAGCGATCGGGCTAAATACTCGCGAATTCGAGTACACCGTGATTGAGAAAACCAACGAAACCGCAGGTCGCGTGTTCCCGGTGATCCTCGATGTGAAGCATCCGAAGTTCTATGAGCGCTTGGAAACTTGCATCCAGAACAACGAGAACTTAAGAGCGATCGACAACACAAATGCACCGAAATTCATCAAGACACTGAAGAAAGTGCCTTACTACCTCTCGAACGGGGTTCAACTGGCGAAACTGTATTTCATTAAGCCGATCGACATGACGGCTCAACATGGACAAGTTCGATAA
- a CDS encoding RuBisCO accumulation factor 1: protein MTEELSNADDLLLSLRRKQGSWVEWAQACQTLQKSGYTPNAIFEATGFEPIHQNQIIVAAQVYDSMLKVGVSDAVRSHFGNRASDILYELRVLSQTERAAAAELVFEKDLDTDEVHEVARALKDFSRLSKVPEAFTTHPGDAVAYQAWKTAKEKTDLQERSRYIARGLKFAHSDTARKAIEALLTDFSVTPKRPAPRLPVYRLESDDQLPRILPVAGKLPLTVSDLNAVPITEETGVFAIIQFSGTGAWMTIPGWQVIRSAEDPIAMLCDSDRLPNPLPGGTEEVIVVVDRAQRDWQMDSYFAVANEDQLELQWFEEAPSIALLGRVILVMRPKKVLDEDYSTELWQIDE from the coding sequence ATGACTGAGGAATTATCAAACGCAGACGATTTACTATTGTCGCTGCGTCGTAAACAGGGTTCGTGGGTAGAGTGGGCACAAGCCTGTCAAACTCTGCAAAAATCAGGCTACACGCCAAACGCGATTTTTGAAGCGACTGGATTCGAGCCGATTCACCAAAATCAAATTATCGTGGCGGCGCAAGTTTACGATTCGATGCTGAAAGTCGGCGTTTCGGATGCGGTACGATCGCATTTTGGAAACAGAGCCAGCGATATTCTCTACGAATTGCGAGTGCTTTCTCAGACGGAACGGGCAGCCGCAGCCGAATTAGTCTTTGAAAAGGATCTAGACACCGATGAAGTGCATGAAGTAGCTCGTGCGCTAAAAGACTTCTCCCGGCTGAGTAAAGTGCCGGAAGCCTTCACCACTCATCCAGGGGATGCCGTGGCGTATCAGGCTTGGAAAACGGCGAAAGAGAAGACTGATTTACAAGAGCGATCGCGCTACATTGCCAGGGGTCTAAAATTCGCTCACAGTGACACGGCTCGAAAAGCGATCGAAGCGCTTCTCACGGATTTCAGTGTCACACCCAAACGTCCTGCTCCACGCCTTCCGGTCTACCGGTTGGAATCTGATGATCAACTCCCGCGCATTCTCCCGGTTGCTGGAAAACTTCCGCTGACCGTCTCAGATTTGAATGCGGTCCCGATCACCGAAGAAACTGGAGTATTCGCAATCATTCAATTTTCGGGAACGGGCGCATGGATGACAATTCCGGGTTGGCAAGTGATTCGGAGTGCGGAAGACCCGATCGCAATGTTGTGTGATAGCGATCGACTTCCGAATCCGTTACCGGGCGGGACAGAAGAAGTGATTGTCGTAGTCGATCGCGCTCAGCGAGACTGGCAAATGGATAGTTATTTTGCGGTTGCCAACGAGGATCAGCTTGAATTGCAGTGGTTTGAGGAAGCGCCCTCGATCGCGCTACTAGGACGAGTCATTTTAGTGATGCGCCCGAAAAAGGTTCTCGATGAGGATTACTCGACTGAACTTTGGCAAATCGACGAATAA
- the fabZ gene encoding 3-hydroxyacyl-ACP dehydratase FabZ, whose translation MSTLIETHTVPAETPETPIKTTFTVEEIHQLLPHRYPFALVDRIIDYVPGKMAIGIKNVSFNEPQFQGHFPGRPIMPGVLIVEAMAQVGGVVLTQMADVSGGLFMFAGIDGVRFRRPVVPGDQLVMTVELLSVKARRFGKMRGRAEVDGQLACEGDLMFALVD comes from the coding sequence ATGTCAACCTTGATTGAAACTCACACTGTCCCCGCCGAGACTCCCGAAACTCCGATCAAAACCACGTTTACCGTCGAAGAAATTCACCAACTCCTGCCGCATCGGTATCCGTTTGCATTAGTCGATCGCATTATTGATTATGTGCCCGGAAAAATGGCGATCGGAATCAAAAACGTCTCATTTAATGAACCGCAGTTTCAAGGGCATTTTCCGGGTCGTCCAATTATGCCGGGTGTGCTGATTGTGGAAGCGATGGCGCAAGTTGGCGGAGTCGTTCTGACACAAATGGCAGATGTGTCAGGGGGTCTTTTCATGTTTGCTGGGATTGACGGGGTGCGGTTTCGTCGTCCGGTTGTGCCAGGTGATCAACTGGTGATGACCGTGGAACTGCTCTCGGTGAAGGCACGTCGATTTGGGAAGATGCGCGGTCGTGCCGAAGTTGACGGACAGTTAGCTTGTGAAGGTGATTTAATGTTTGCGCTAGTCGATTAA
- a CDS encoding Uma2 family endonuclease: MKTLAKWSIDEYHRMIEAGILRDRCVELLAGEIVEMSPETPLHYSTAKRGARYLERLLDRRAEVRFNGPITLTDSEPEPDIAIVCLPEEQYRDRHPNAEDIYLLIEVAKTSLKKDTDLKAGIYATAGIQEYWVLNLAARRIIVFRDPQNGKYQTEQVLSSGAIAPLEFPDLSISIDRLLADV; the protein is encoded by the coding sequence ATGAAAACGTTGGCGAAATGGTCGATCGATGAATATCACCGCATGATTGAAGCGGGAATTTTGCGCGATCGCTGTGTAGAACTGTTGGCAGGTGAGATTGTTGAAATGAGTCCAGAAACGCCACTTCACTACAGCACTGCAAAACGAGGAGCGAGATATCTAGAACGACTCCTTGATCGTCGTGCAGAAGTTCGGTTCAATGGTCCAATTACGCTGACAGATTCCGAACCGGAACCCGATATCGCGATCGTCTGTTTGCCAGAAGAACAATATCGCGATCGGCATCCCAATGCTGAAGATATCTACTTACTGATTGAAGTCGCAAAAACCAGTTTAAAGAAAGATACCGATCTGAAAGCTGGAATTTACGCAACTGCGGGTATCCAGGAATATTGGGTTTTGAACCTAGCCGCCCGGCGAATCATCGTATTTCGAGATCCACAGAATGGGAAATACCAAACAGAGCAGGTTTTAAGCTCAGGCGCGATCGCACCGTTAGAATTTCCAGATCTTTCGATTTCAATTGATCGGCTTTTAGCAGATGTTTGA
- a CDS encoding response regulator translates to MQTVLIVEDDLINARVFSKILTKRGGLAVKHTENVDEVIQIAQSGEADIILMDVSLSRSMYQGKAMNGIQLTQLLKADDKTANLPIILVTAHAMEGDRENFLKQSGADGYISKPVVDHQAFVEQILALLPKA, encoded by the coding sequence ATGCAAACCGTTTTAATTGTGGAGGACGATCTGATTAATGCCAGAGTGTTCTCGAAAATCCTGACCAAACGTGGTGGTTTGGCAGTGAAGCATACTGAAAATGTAGATGAAGTTATCCAGATTGCCCAGTCCGGTGAGGCAGACATTATTTTGATGGATGTGTCTCTCTCACGCAGTATGTACCAGGGTAAGGCAATGAATGGCATTCAGCTTACTCAACTCTTGAAAGCTGATGACAAAACTGCAAATTTGCCGATTATTTTGGTGACGGCGCACGCGATGGAAGGCGATCGAGAAAATTTCCTCAAGCAAAGTGGAGCCGATGGTTATATCTCGAAGCCAGTCGTCGATCATCAAGCGTTTGTCGAGCAGATCCTGGCATTGCTGCCGAAAGCATAG
- the lpxC gene encoding UDP-3-O-acyl-N-acetylglucosamine deacetylase, with the protein MVKTQGCITSTVQRSLSSPFSCYGIGLHTGETTTARVLPAEPGRGRYFVRTDLPGQPEIPAQIEAVRETMLSTELVNGEAEIRTVEHLLASLAGMGIDNARIEVDGSEVPLMDGSARSWTSAIAQAGIVEQTEAKSSILITEPVFVRKGDAFVAALPSDELRFSYGIDFELSAIGNQWHSWRFDPETFATEIAPARTFGFAHQIEQLRANGLIKGGSLENALVCSTDGWINPPLRFSNEPARHKLLDLIGDLSLLGTFPTAHFLAYKASHGLHTQLVRQLSNL; encoded by the coding sequence ATGGTCAAAACACAAGGGTGCATCACTTCGACAGTCCAGCGATCGCTTTCGTCGCCTTTCTCCTGTTACGGCATTGGGCTGCATACGGGAGAAACCACGACTGCAAGAGTTCTACCCGCAGAACCAGGACGGGGGCGATATTTCGTGCGAACTGATTTACCGGGACAGCCTGAGATTCCCGCTCAGATTGAAGCGGTGCGAGAAACGATGCTTTCAACCGAACTCGTGAACGGGGAAGCGGAAATTCGCACCGTAGAGCACTTGCTGGCATCGCTGGCGGGAATGGGCATCGATAACGCTCGGATTGAGGTAGACGGGTCAGAAGTGCCCTTGATGGATGGATCAGCGCGATCGTGGACAAGCGCGATCGCTCAAGCGGGAATCGTTGAGCAAACCGAAGCGAAATCCTCGATTCTCATTACCGAACCTGTGTTCGTTCGTAAAGGCGATGCGTTTGTTGCGGCGCTACCGTCAGATGAACTGAGGTTTTCTTATGGAATTGATTTTGAATTAAGCGCGATCGGGAATCAGTGGCACAGTTGGCGATTTGATCCGGAGACGTTCGCGACGGAAATTGCACCTGCGAGAACGTTTGGATTTGCCCATCAGATCGAACAGTTACGGGCTAATGGTTTAATTAAAGGCGGTTCGCTCGAAAATGCGCTCGTTTGTAGCACCGATGGATGGATAAATCCACCGTTGCGCTTTTCAAATGAACCAGCACGCCATAAACTTCTAGACTTAATAGGAGATCTCAGTTTACTGGGGACGTTTCCGACCGCTCACTTTTTGGCATACAAAGCGAGTCATGGGTTACACACTCAACTGGTCCGGCAATTGTCCAATCTCTAA
- a CDS encoding malic enzyme-like NAD(P)-binding protein, whose amino-acid sequence MSDLLTPNSSFSLTIRFQVPNRPGMLASVTKAISTLGGSMGQIDLIEQTRDISMRDITVDAASTEHAETIVQAVKDLPHIKVLDVYDRTFTLHRGGKISVVSKIPLRGQADLAMAYTPGVGRICTAIAQDPKRVYELTVKQNMVAIVTDGSAVLGLGNLGAEASMPVMEGKAMLFKEFGGLDAFPICLATQDTDEIVETVKRIAPVFGGVNLEDIAAPRCFEIEARLQRELNIPVFHDDQHGTAIVTLAALTNALKLVKKTMSEIRIVINGAGAAGVAIATLLQKSGANQIIMCDSKGILSLDRPDLNDQKRAFAVEQSGKLADAMNGADVFLGVSAPGVVTPEMVKSMATDPIVFAMANPIPEIQPELVRDDVAVMATGRSDYPNQINNVLAFPGVFRGALDCRASTFTTSMYLQAAFAIASLIKTEDLDREHIIPSVFDERVASVVSAAVQRAAREDGVAQR is encoded by the coding sequence ATGTCAGACCTTCTAACTCCCAATTCCAGTTTTAGCTTGACGATCCGCTTTCAGGTTCCCAATCGTCCAGGAATGCTTGCAAGTGTCACGAAAGCGATTTCGACGCTCGGTGGCAGTATGGGACAGATTGATCTCATCGAGCAAACCCGCGATATTTCGATGCGAGACATCACGGTTGATGCTGCCAGTACCGAACATGCAGAAACGATCGTGCAAGCGGTGAAAGATTTACCTCATATCAAAGTGCTGGATGTGTACGATCGAACTTTCACGCTGCATCGCGGTGGCAAAATTAGCGTTGTCAGTAAGATTCCCCTCAGAGGGCAGGCAGATCTCGCGATGGCGTATACTCCTGGAGTCGGAAGGATTTGTACTGCGATCGCACAAGACCCCAAACGAGTCTATGAACTGACCGTGAAACAAAACATGGTGGCGATCGTCACGGATGGCAGTGCGGTTTTAGGGTTAGGAAATTTAGGTGCGGAAGCCTCGATGCCTGTGATGGAAGGCAAAGCGATGCTGTTCAAAGAATTCGGCGGACTGGATGCGTTTCCGATTTGTCTAGCGACTCAAGACACTGATGAAATTGTAGAAACAGTCAAACGAATTGCTCCGGTGTTCGGCGGCGTGAATTTAGAAGATATTGCGGCTCCTCGCTGTTTTGAAATTGAAGCGCGACTTCAGCGAGAATTGAATATTCCGGTGTTTCACGATGATCAGCATGGAACCGCGATCGTCACGCTTGCTGCTCTAACGAATGCGCTCAAGCTCGTGAAGAAAACCATGTCAGAGATTCGGATTGTAATCAATGGTGCGGGTGCTGCCGGAGTCGCGATCGCAACTCTTTTACAAAAAAGTGGCGCAAATCAGATTATTATGTGTGACTCAAAAGGCATCTTGTCGCTCGATCGTCCCGATTTGAATGATCAAAAACGTGCCTTTGCAGTGGAGCAATCTGGAAAGCTTGCCGATGCGATGAACGGTGCGGATGTTTTCTTAGGGGTGAGTGCGCCGGGAGTGGTCACTCCTGAAATGGTGAAATCGATGGCGACTGATCCGATCGTGTTTGCAATGGCAAATCCAATTCCTGAGATTCAGCCTGAGTTAGTTCGAGATGATGTTGCAGTGATGGCGACTGGACGCAGCGATTATCCGAATCAGATTAATAATGTGTTGGCGTTTCCGGGAGTGTTCCGGGGTGCGCTCGATTGTCGGGCTTCGACATTTACGACCAGTATGTATTTACAGGCGGCATTCGCGATCGCATCTTTGATTAAGACGGAAGATCTCGATCGCGAACATATCATTCCCTCTGTGTTTGATGAACGAGTCGCGTCTGTGGTTTCAGCCGCTGTGCAACGCGCCGCAAGAGAAGATGGAGTCGCACAGCGATAA
- the lpxB gene encoding lipid-A-disaccharide synthase: protein MKKRIFISTGEVSGDLQGALLVKALYQQAEKAGAEIEILALGGDRMEAAGAKLLGNTTKIGSIGIVEGLPYLFPTLSVQRRAKRYLQENPPDIVVMIDYSDPNISIGLHVRKHLANVPTAYFIAPQEWVVRINEKKTQWIVQISDYIYSVFPGEAEYYKSKGGNAVLVGHPLVDRMKNAPDRATAREKLGIAPDQTTIVLLPASRQQEIKYMMPVIFEAAQQIQSKVPDVRFLVPLSLEKYRTEIAQGIQDYQLQAEIIEGSPLDAIAASDLAITKSGTVNLEIALLNVPQVIMYRLAPITFWIAKNILKLKVPFVSPPNLVEMKEIVPEFIQNEATPENLALSALGLLQPEKREKTIADYQAMRSALGGEGACDRVARSILEQLAIVV from the coding sequence ATGAAGAAGCGAATTTTTATCAGTACAGGCGAAGTGTCCGGCGATTTGCAAGGGGCGTTGCTGGTGAAAGCACTGTACCAACAAGCGGAAAAAGCGGGAGCCGAGATCGAGATATTGGCGCTGGGTGGCGATCGGATGGAAGCCGCAGGCGCGAAATTACTCGGAAATACGACGAAGATTGGCTCGATCGGAATCGTCGAAGGCTTGCCGTATCTTTTCCCGACTCTGAGCGTTCAACGTCGAGCAAAACGATATTTACAAGAAAATCCGCCCGATATTGTAGTGATGATCGATTACAGCGATCCAAACATCAGTATCGGGCTGCACGTTCGTAAACATTTGGCGAATGTGCCGACCGCTTACTTTATCGCGCCGCAAGAATGGGTCGTGCGGATTAATGAGAAAAAAACACAGTGGATTGTTCAGATTAGCGACTACATTTATTCGGTCTTTCCCGGTGAAGCAGAATACTACAAGTCGAAAGGCGGGAATGCAGTATTAGTCGGGCATCCGTTAGTTGATCGCATGAAGAACGCACCCGATCGCGCTACTGCTCGTGAAAAATTAGGCATTGCACCGGATCAAACTACGATCGTGCTTCTCCCCGCATCGCGCCAACAAGAAATTAAATACATGATGCCTGTGATCTTCGAGGCAGCACAGCAAATTCAATCGAAGGTTCCAGATGTGCGATTTCTGGTGCCGTTGTCGCTGGAGAAATATCGAACTGAGATTGCTCAGGGAATTCAGGATTATCAATTGCAAGCCGAGATTATTGAAGGATCGCCGCTCGATGCGATCGCAGCTTCAGATTTAGCCATCACCAAAAGCGGAACGGTCAATCTAGAGATTGCCTTACTCAATGTGCCTCAAGTGATCATGTATCGCTTAGCGCCGATTACGTTTTGGATTGCGAAGAACATTCTCAAGCTCAAAGTTCCGTTTGTTTCGCCACCGAATTTGGTTGAGATGAAAGAGATTGTGCCTGAGTTTATTCAAAACGAGGCGACTCCGGAGAATTTAGCGCTGTCTGCTTTGGGATTGTTGCAGCCTGAGAAGCGGGAGAAAACGATCGCGGATTATCAAGCCATGCGATCGGCTTTAGGCGGCGAAGGAGCTTGCGATCGAGTAGCGCGATCGATTTTGGAACAGTTAGCGATCGTAGTCTAA